Proteins from one Mesoplodon densirostris isolate mMesDen1 chromosome 1, mMesDen1 primary haplotype, whole genome shotgun sequence genomic window:
- the HS3ST1 gene encoding heparan sulfate glucosamine 3-O-sulfotransferase 1 produces MATLLLGAVMLVVQLQLVPSRPAMPGAELGQPELVRKAATLQDEIREGAAPNGSAQQLPQTIIIGVRKGGTRALLEMLSLHPDVAAAENEVHFFDWEEHYSQGLGWYLSQMPFSSPHQLTVEKTPAYFTSPKVPERVHSMNPSIRLLLILRDPSERVLSDYTQVFYNHMQKHKPYPSIEEFLVRDGRLNVDYKALNRSLYHVHMQNWLRFFSLHRIHIVDGDRLIRDPFPEIQKVERFLRLSPQINASNFYFNKTKGFYCLRDSGRDRCLHESKGRAHPQVDPKLLNKLHEYFHEPNKKFFELVGRTFDWH; encoded by the coding sequence ATGGCCACGCTGCTCCTGGGCGCGGTGATGCTGGTGGTCCAGCTCCAGCTAGTGCCTTCCCGCCCCGCCATGCCCGGGGCCGAGCTGGGCCAGCCGGAGCTTGTGAGGAAAGCGGCGACGTTGCAGGACGAGATCCGGGAAGGCGCGGCCCCCAACGGCTCCGCCCAGCAGCTGCCGCAGACCATCATCATCGGTGTGCGCAAGGGCGGCACACGTGCGCTGCTAGAGATGCTCAGCCTGCATCCCGACGTGGCGGCCGCCGAAAACGAGGTGCACTTCTTCGATTGGGAGGAGCATTACAGCCAAGGCCTGGGCTGGTACCTCAGCCAGATGCCCTTCTCCTCCCCGCACCAGCTCACGGTGGAAAAGACCCCCGCGTACTTCACGTCACCCAAAGTGCCTGAGCGGGTCCACAGCATGAACCCGTCCATCCGGCTGCTGCTCATCCTGCGGGACCCGTCAGAGCGCGTGCTGTCCGACTACACCCAAGTGTTCTACAACCACATGCAGAAGCACAAGCCCTACCCGTCCATCGAGGAGTTCCTTGTGCGTGATGGCCGGCTCAACGTGGACTACAAGGCTCTCAACCGCAGCCTGTACCACGTGCACATGCAGAACTGGCTTCGCTTCTTCTCGCTGCACCGCATCCACATCGTGGACGGCGACCGCCTCATCAGGGACCCCTTCCCCGAGATCCAAAAGGTCGAGAGGTTCCTGAGGCTGTCACCGCAGATCAATGCCTCGAACTTCTACTTTAACAAAACCAAGGGCTTTTACTGCCTGCGGGACAGCGGCCGGGACCGCTGCTTACACGAGTCCAAAGGCCGGGCGCACCCCCAAGTCGACCCCAAGCTCCTCAATAAACTGCATGAATATTTTCACGAGCCAAATAAGAAATTCTTCGAGCTTGTCGGCAGAACATTTGACTGGCACTGA